The following are encoded together in the Culex pipiens pallens isolate TS chromosome 1, TS_CPP_V2, whole genome shotgun sequence genome:
- the LOC120419700 gene encoding uncharacterized protein LOC120419700: protein MRGRNVVSHRLYWVVVARDWWLKVNSREDWGEIIEEMALPKRCVNNEIALKKINFRFLDKYAKVYFHDGPPTKRRTTKSYKIGGGQRRCCTRCRRFTAPQLPAHKHSVPRASSTPCSGCASRIGNSPFRHFTSQPGNVDHPSRINGQLLQDCPD, encoded by the exons atgagaggtaggaatgtggtttcgcaccggttgtattgggtggtggtggcccgggattggtgGTTGAAGGTCAATTCGCGTGAGGACTGGGgcgagatcatcgaggagatggcgctgccgaagcgttgcgtgaacaacgagattgcgttgaagaagattaacttccggtttttggacaagtacgcgaaagtttattttcacgatgggcctccgacgaagaggaggacgacgaaaagctacaaaatcggaggtggtcagcgcagatgttgcactcggtgccggcgatTTACAGCACCG caacttcccgcccacaaacactccgttccgagggcctcatcaactccatgttccggatgcgcttccaggatcgggaactccccgttcaggcactttACTTCCCAGCCGGGAAACGTCGAccacccttcccgaatcaatggccaactcctccaagactgtcctgattga